From the genome of Ictalurus furcatus strain D&B chromosome 4, Billie_1.0, whole genome shotgun sequence, one region includes:
- the slitrk3a gene encoding SLIT and NTRK-like protein 3, whose translation MFECVIVAYKSPKHLHKFDANIAASCPSTYSSLYVCFSAVKWHSAATASGLGGRMLWVTLLSTIALGWTTPIPLLDESEEIDEPCFDPCYCEVKESIFHVHCDSKGFINVSQISQSWTRPFTLNLQRNSMRKLYFNSFLHLNNAVSLNLGNNALQDIHAGAFNGLNILKKLFLHENKLEVFRNDTFLGLESLEYLQADYNVIKKIESGAFRNLHKLRVLILNDNLIPMLPNFLFRSVSLTHLDLRGNRLKTLTYKGTLEYVGHSLMEIQLEENPWNCVCEIVQLKTWLERIPYTALVGDITCEYPFHFHGKDLREIKRSELCPLLSEAEIEVKLSIPRLPFSNENMWPTKPSSMLSSFHNTASSVEYRERYVKPTKRPRPTKTPPTPRSLYPGPNQPPVPGYQTRPPIPIICPTGCMCNLHINDLGLTVNCKDKGFHNISELLPRPLNARKLYLSGNLIQKIYRSDFWNFSSLDLLHLGNNRISYVQEGAFINLPNLKSLYLNGNDIERLTPGMFRGLQMLSYLYLEYNVIRDIQPAAFSLMANLQLVFLNDNLLRTLPVDAFVGTSLSRLNLRNNYFLYLPVSGVLEHLDSIVQIDLHQNPWECSCDIVPLKQWIEKLSSVIVVGEVICKTPEFAFGKDLRTLELELICPEMKFSAASPGLANDVTSTSDSGLGYTPSTGAVPLSVLILSLLILFISAVFVAAGLFAFVLRRRKKLPFKKRQEVMDLTGMQMQCRIFEEQQTSPEKPASSHVYDYIPHPVTQMCNNPIYKPREGEIDGERFSETKENNSNYRTLLEKEKEWTMAVSKSQLNTIVRVNQSGNVPGFHENGMLCPTVIDSQRPTPTVGFVDCLYGTIPKLKDMHIAHAHPPGMQYPDLQQDARLKETLLFTGGKEFPEQNEYLELRAKLQTKPDYLEVLEKSYRF comes from the coding sequence ATGTTTGAATGTGTCATTGTTGCATATAAATCCcccaaacatttacacaaatttGATGCAAACATTGCAGCTAGTTGCCCAAGTACTTATTCTTCTCTCTATGTCTGTTTCAGTGCAGTGAAGTGGCACTCAGCTGCAACTGCATCAGGTCTTGGAGGAAGGATGCTGTGGGTAACCCTGCTAAGCACAATAGCTTTAGGGTGGACTACGCCGATCCCGTTGCTGGATGAGTCTGAGGAAATAGACGAGCCTTGCTTCGACCCTTGCTACTGTGAAGTCAAGGAGAGCATTTTTCATGTGCACTGCGACAGCAAAGGATTTATAAACGTCAGCCAGATTTCCCAATCATGGACAAGGCCCTTTACGCTCAATTTGCAGAGGAACTCCATGCGCAAGCTGTATTTTAACAGTTTTTTGCACCTCAACAATGCTGTGTCACTCAATTTGGGGAACAATGCACTGCAGGACATTCATGCTGGTGCATTCAATGGGCTGAATATTTTGAAAAAGCTCTTTCTACATGAGAACAAGCTggaggtgttcagaaatgacacttttcttGGACTTGAGAGCCTTGAATACCTTCAGGCTGATTACAATGTCATaaagaaaatagaaagtggTGCTTTTCGAAACCTGCACAAACTCAGAGTGCTTATTTTGAATGACAATTTGATACCCATGCTCCCCAATTTTTTATTCAGGTCTGTATCATTAACGCATCTTGATTTGCGTGGCAATCGGCTAAAGACTCTTACATATAAGGGGACATTGGAGTATGTGGGTCATAGTCTGATGGAGATTCAGCTTGAAGAAAATCCATGGAACTGCGTATGTGAGATTGTACAGCTCAAAACATGGCTGGAGAGAATACCGTACACAGCTCTGGTGGGTGATATCACATGCGAGTATCCATTTCACTTTCATGGAAAGGATCTCCGTGAGATCAAAAGGAGCGAGCTATGTCCCCTGCTTTCTGAAGCTGAGATAGAGGTAAAACTCAGCATCCCAAGGCTACCTTTCAGTAATGAGAACATGTGGCCCACCAAACCCTCATCCATGTTGTCATCTTTCCATAACACTGCCTCCTCGGTGGAGtacagagagagatatgttAAGCCAACAAAACGACCTAGACCTACGAAAACGCCACCAACTCCACGAAGCCTTTATCCTGGTCCAAACCAACCCCCTGTACCTGGCTATCAAACGAGACCACCTATTCCCATCATCTGCCCAACAGGATGTATGTGTAATCTACACATCAATGACTTGGGACTCACTGTAAATTGCAAAGATAAAGGCTTTCACAACATCTCTGAGCTCTTGCCACGGCCACTAAATGCCAGAAAACTCTATCTGAGTGGGAACTTGATTCAGAAAATATACAGGTCAGATTTTTGGAATTTCTCCAGTCTGGATTTACTCCATTTGGGTAACAATCGGATATCATATGTTCAAGAAGGTGCCTTCATCAACCTGCCGAATTTGAAAAGTTTATACTTGAATGGTAATGATATTGAAAGGTTGACTCCAGGCATGTTCCGTGGTTTGCAGATGCTCAGCTACCTTTATTTAGAGTACAATGTTATTCGAGATATTCAACCAGCTGCTTTCAGCCTGATGGCAAACCTGCAGctggtttttttaaatgacaaccTGCTGCGCACGCTTCCTGTCGATGCTTTTGTTGGCACCTCCCTGTCTAGGCTGAATCTACGCAACAACTATTTTCTGTATCTGCCTGTTAGTGGAGTGCTGGAGCACCTTGACTCCATTGTACAGATTGATCTGCACCAGAACCCGTGGGAATGTTCATGTGACATTGTTCCACTCAAGCAGTGGATAGAGAAACTGAGCTCTGTCATTGTGGTTGGAGAAGTAATTTGCAAGACTCCAGAGTTTGCGTTTGGCAAGGACCTTCGCACCCTGGAACTCGAGCTTATCTGCCCAGAAATGAAATTTTCCGCTGCTTCTCCTGGACTAGCTAATGATGTGACTTCTACCAGTGACTCTGGATTAGGATACACCCCTTCCACGGGAGCCGTACCACTTTCGGTTCTCATCCTCAGTCTCTTGATCTTGTTCATCTCTGCTGTCTTTGTTGCTGCTGGCCTATTTGCTTTTGTACTAAGGAGAAGGAAGAAACTCCCATTCAAGAAGCGTCAGGAAGTGATGGATTTGACGGGGATGCAGATGCAGTGTCGGATATTTGAGGAACAGCAAACCTCACCTGAGAAACCTGCCTCCAGCCATGTTTATGATTACATCCCCCACCCTGTTACTCAGATGTGCAACAATCCCATTTACAAACCACGTGAAGGGGAAATAGATGGAGAACGTTTTTCAGAgacaaaggaaaacaacagtaATTATAGAACTCTGttggagaaagagaaggagtgGACTATGGCTGTGTCGAAATCTCAACTTAACACCATTGTCAGGGTCAATCAGTCTGGAAATGTGCCTGGATTTCATGAGAATGGCATGCTTTGCCCCACAGTGATTGACAGCCAGAGACCAACTCCAACCGTGGGGTTTGTAGACTGCCTTTATGGCACCATTCCAAAATTAAAGGACATGCACATCGCACATGCACATCCTCCAGGAATGCAATACCCCGACTTGCAGCAAGATGCCAGATTAAAAGAAACTCTACTTTTCACTGGGGGAAAGGAATTTCCAGAGCAAAATGAATACCTCGAGTTAAGGGCCAAACTCCAAACCAAGCCGGATTACCTCGAAGTCTTGGAGAAATCATATAGGTTCTGA